A stretch of the Panicum virgatum strain AP13 chromosome 9N, P.virgatum_v5, whole genome shotgun sequence genome encodes the following:
- the LOC120693309 gene encoding pre-mRNA-processing factor 39-like, protein MEQDQSVAAGVDSGSAEPGAMAFDLTTANPDANAYGHNPPAVTAGSAVDHDGGAQAPDVSAYPAEHAALNGTAGEMANDQGDAENGGAAINEMGEPVPEPSYEEAVLSAEEARLWSVVTANSLDFNSWIALIEETEKNAESNILKIRKVYDAFLAEFPLCFGYWKKYADHEGRLDGVSKVIEVYERAILAVTYSVEIWYNYCQFAISTYEDPDIIRRLFERGLAYVGTDYRSNVLWDEYIKYEESLQAWSHLAVIYTRLLEHPIQQLDRYFNCLKELASTRALSDILTAEEASVYGVASENSNQALDGEAHPDDPDKSSKPEAENLAKYISMREEMYKKAKEYESKIIGFELAIRRPYFHVKPLDNPELENWHNYLDFIEKEEDINKVIKLYERCVIACANYSEFWIRYVQCMEDKGSLELANNALARATHVFVKKQPEIHLFSARFKELNGDVSGARAEYQHLYSVLCPGFLEAIVKHSNMEHRLGDKESACSVYEKAIAAEREKEQSQLLPTLLIQYSRFLFLAIRDLEKARETLTELHEQLNITKPVLEAVIHLESILPCEKRIDLLDSLVEKFVTHESSHGEGSSLVDKEEISSIFLEFLDLFGDAKSIKKSLTRHTTLFSCKRSILPSKKRKADDAIVSDRDKLAKTGGTRPVTGTDPNASNPPVWPATSEASGQPWGAAYAPQATYPAYGTYDYSHQMPQPAAQAAYGAYPPTYPAQGYTQQSYAQPAAMAAAPVPAAAPAPTAAYPQQPAAAPQPYYGTTYY, encoded by the exons ATGGAGCAAGATCAGAGCGTTGCTGCCGGTGTCGATTCTGGTAGCGCGGAGCCTGGTGCCATGGCTTTCGATTTGACGACTGCCAATCCTGATGCGAACGCGTACGGTCATAATCCACCGGCTGTCACCGCCGGGAGCGCCGTGGACCATGACGGTGGAGCCCAGGCACCTGATGTCTCTGCCTACCCGGCTGAGCACGCGGCGTTGAATGGGACGGCTGGTGAGATGGCTAATGACCAAGGAGATGCGGAGAACGGCGGCGCAGCTATCAACGAGATGGGCGAGCCTGTTCCAGAGCCATCCTATGAAGAAG CTGTGCTTTCAGCGGAAGAGGCTAGGCTGTGGAGTGTTGTTACTGCGAATTCCTTAGATTTCAATTCTTGGATTGCACTTATTGAAGAAACAGAGAAAAATGCTGAG agcaatattTTGAAGATACGGAAAGTGTACGATGCATTTCTTGCGGAGTTCCCTCTTTGCTTTGGTTATTGGAAGAAATATGCAGATCATGAAGGTAGACTTGATGGCGTCAGCAAAGTTATAGAGGTTTATGAACGAGCAATTCTTGCAGTTACTTATTCAGTGGAAATTTGGTATAACTACTGTCAGTTTGCAATTTCAACATATGAGGACCCAGATATCATCCGAAG ACTGTTTGAAAGAGGTTTGGCATACGTTGGAACAGACTATCGATCTAATGTTTTGTGGGATGAGTATATTAAGTACGAAGAATCACTGCAGGCATGGAGTCATCTAGCTGTGATATATACAAGATTATTAGAGCATCCCATACAACAGCTTGATCGGTACTTTAATTG CCTCAAGGAGTTGGCTTCAACACGGGCTCTTTCAGATATACTGACTGCGGAGGAAGCTTCTGTGTATGGTGTTGCTTCTGAGAACAGTAATCAAGCTCTTGATGGTGAGGCACATCCTGATGATCCTGATAAATCTAGCAAACCTGAAGCAGAGAACCTTGCAAAGTATATATCCATGAGAGAAGAGATGTACAAGAAGGCTAAAGAGTATGAATCTAAGATTATTGGTTTTGAGCTAGCTATTAGAAGACCATATTTTCATGTCAAGCCTCTTGACAATCCAGAGCTTGAAAATTGGCATAACTACCTCGACTTTATCGAGAAGGAAGAAGACATCAATAAG GTTATCAAATTGTACGAAAGATGTGTTATTGCGTGTGCTAATTATTCAGAATTCTGGATCCGCTACGTGCAATGTATGGAGGATAAAGGTAGTCTAGAACTAGCAAACAATGCCCTGGCGCGTgccactcatgtttttgtgaag AAGCAGCCAGAAATCCATCTTTTTAGTGCCCGCTTTAAGGAGCTTAATGGAGATGTTTCTGGAGCACGTGCAGAATATCAGCATCTTTACTCAGTACTATGTCCTGGCTTTCTAGAGGCCATCGTGAAGCATTCTAATATGGAGCACCGACTG GGTGATAAAGAATCAGCTTGTTCAGTTTATGAGAAGGCCATTGCTGCTGAAAGGGAAAAGGAGCAAAGCCAGCTCTTGCCAACATTGCTTATTCAGTACTCACGCTTCTTATTTTTG GCCATCCGAGACTTGGAAAAGGCAAGGGAGACCTTAACTGAATTGCATGAGCAATTGAACATAACGAAACCGGTTCTTGAG GCTGTCATTCATCTAGAGTCAATCCTTCCATGTGAAAAGCGTATTGACCTTTTAGATTCACTTGTGGAGAAGTTTGTTACACATGAGTCATCTCACGGAGAGGGGTCAAGTCTAGTCGACAAAGAAGAAATATCTTCCATATTTTTGGAG TTTTTGGATCTCTTTGGGGATGCGAAGTCAATCAAGAAATCTTTAACTCGGCACACAACTCTCTTTTCATGCAAGAGAAGCATTCTGCCATCAAAGAAACGGAAAGCAGATGATGCTATTGTGTCAGACAGGGACAAGTTGGCTAAAACTGGTGGCACTCGGCCAGTCACGGGGACTGACCCCAATGCTTCCAATCCTCCAGTTTGGCCTGCGACTTCTGAAGCATCAGGGCAACCATGGGGAGCTGCATATGCACCTCAG GCTACATATCCTGCATACGGAACTTATGATTACAGCCATCAAATGCCTCAGCCTGCTGCACAAGCTGCTTATGGTGCATACCCTCCAACATACCCTGCTCAG GGCTACACGCAACAAAGCTACGCACAACCTGCAGCAATGGCCGCAGCACCAGTGCCTGCAGCGGCACCGGCACCGACAGCAGCTTACCCTCAACAACCTGCAGCAGCTCCTCAACCCTACTATGGCACAACCTACTACTGA